A portion of the Juglans microcarpa x Juglans regia isolate MS1-56 chromosome 1D, Jm3101_v1.0, whole genome shotgun sequence genome contains these proteins:
- the LOC121268820 gene encoding uncharacterized mitochondrial protein AtMg00810-like has product METGKERFHSISSQSCFLHLDHCYNLTIVPVYVDDILVVGNDVSQVSHFKSVISNHFKTKDLGPLKYFIGLEVVRSPSGIFLNQQKYAPDILDDSGQLGSHPAPFPMEQNLKLNDTDGDLLPDPTPYRQLVGRLIYLTITRPDIVFAMNILSQFMHAPRIPHMTAATRALRYIKGTLGQGIFFSSSCDLHVNAYIDSNWANCPTTRRSTTGFFITLGSSPIS; this is encoded by the exons ATGGAGACAGGGAAAGAAAG GTTTCATTCAATCTCAAGCCAATCATGCTTTCTTCACCTTGATCACTGCTACAATCTCACAATTGTTCccgtttatgttgatgacatcttGGTTGTAGGCAATGATGTCTCTCAGGTCTCTCACTTCAAGTCTGTTATTTCCAATCACTTCAAAACCAAGGATCTTGGACCcctaaaatatttcattggacTTGAAGTTGTTCGATCTCCTTCCGGCATTTTTCTTAATCAGCAAAAATATGCCCCAGACATTCTTGATGATAGTGGTCAACTTGGCTCCCATCCTGCTCCATTTCCCATGGAACAAAATCTAAAGCTTAATGACACTGATGGTGACCTTCTACCTGATCCCACCCCTTATCGACAGTTAGTTGGGCGCCTCATTTATCTCACCATCACCAGACCTGATATCGTTTTTGCAATGAATATTCTCagtcaattcatgcatgctcCTCGGATTCCTCACATGACAGCTGCCACCCGAGCCCTTCGCTACATTAAAGGCACTCTAGGTCAaggcattttcttttcttcttcttgtgatCTTCATGTCAATGCTTACATTGATTCCAATTGGGCCAACTGTCCTACCACTCGACGCTCTACCACTGGTTTCTTCATCACACTTGGTTCTAGCCCTATCTCTTGA
- the LOC121251746 gene encoding protein FAM32A-like, whose translation MSGYENVVGGKLKLKGKALDVKAGGVKKKKKNKKHQDQLSEVTENKPPAGGSAELSADPNEDDVNDGNKLSEDGKAGRYDVHLTPVEKRYIEQRERIDVHRLAKTANKSHRDRIQDFNQYLANMSEHYDIPKVGPG comes from the exons ATGTCAGGGTATGAGAATGTTGTTGGGGGTAAGCTGAAGCTCAAGGGAAAAGCCCTGGATGTCAAGGCTGGGGgggtgaagaagaaaaagaaaaataagaaacatcAGGATCAGCTTTCTGAAGTTACAGAAAATAAACCTCCAGCAG GTGGAAGTGCAGAGCTATCAGCTGATCCCAATGAGGATGATGTAAATGATGGAAACAAATTGAGTGAGGATGGAAAGGCTGGTCGTTATGATGTTCATCTCACTCCCGTAGAAAAGCGGTATATAGAGCAGAGGGAGAGAATTGATGTTCATAGATTGGCCAAGACGGCTAATAAATCTCACCGTGACCGGATTCAGGATTTCAACCAGTATCTGGCAAATATGAGTGAACATTATGACATTCCCAAAGTTGGTCCAGGATGA